Proteins encoded in a region of the Streptomyces sp. NBC_01298 genome:
- a CDS encoding DLW-39 family protein, with the protein MKKLLLVALAAIGGLLVYRQIQADRAEQDLWTEATDSVPSGSGV; encoded by the coding sequence GTGAAGAAGCTGCTCCTGGTCGCACTGGCCGCCATCGGCGGGCTCCTCGTGTACCGCCAGATCCAGGCGGACCGTGCGGAGCAGGACCTGTGGACGGAGGCAACCGACTCCGTGCCTTCTGGTTCCGGTGTGTGA
- a CDS encoding DUF3566 domain-containing protein: MSGATGAGPAHTGANGARGPAADSQGGTVTDTRGPQPPQSPQSPQTQAGAGPQQPYHPPQAYAVPQGPGAPRGAGDSGAQRKPRTGARMAPRTRKARLRVAKADPWSVMKVSFLLSIALGVCTIVASVVLWMVMDAMGIFSSVGGTISEATGSNESNGFDLQTFLSLPRVLIFTTVISVIDVVLMTALATLGAFIYNLSAGFVGGVELTLAEDE, encoded by the coding sequence GTGAGCGGAGCCACGGGCGCCGGACCGGCCCACACTGGAGCGAACGGTGCCCGTGGCCCCGCCGCGGACTCGCAGGGGGGAACCGTGACGGACACCCGAGGACCGCAGCCGCCCCAATCGCCTCAGTCGCCTCAGACTCAGGCGGGGGCCGGCCCTCAGCAGCCCTACCACCCGCCGCAGGCGTACGCGGTGCCCCAGGGCCCCGGTGCGCCGCGGGGGGCGGGCGACTCCGGTGCGCAGCGCAAGCCGCGCACGGGGGCCCGTATGGCACCCAGGACGCGCAAGGCGCGGCTCCGGGTGGCCAAGGCCGACCCCTGGTCGGTGATGAAGGTCAGCTTCCTGCTGTCGATCGCGCTGGGCGTGTGCACGATCGTCGCGTCGGTGGTGCTGTGGATGGTCATGGACGCCATGGGCATCTTCTCCAGCGTCGGCGGCACGATCAGTGAGGCGACCGGCTCGAACGAGAGCAACGGTTTCGACCTCCAGACCTTCCTGTCGCTGCCGCGCGTTCTGATCTTCACGACGGTGATCTCGGTCATCGACGTGGTGCTCATGACGGCGCTGGCGACCCTGGGCGCGTTCATCTACAACCTGTCGGCGGGCTTCGTCGGCGGTGTGGAGCTGACGCTCGCCGAGGACGAGTAA